One window of the Spea bombifrons isolate aSpeBom1 chromosome 8, aSpeBom1.2.pri, whole genome shotgun sequence genome contains the following:
- the LOC128502533 gene encoding ficolin-2-like, which yields MLSAAALILWLGATLANAEDSCPEVKVLGIGDSEKLTILRGCPGSPGSNGLKGDVGSPGQKGSSGDAGKAGPPGQKGEKGDVGAQDSSYTPRNCKELQHQGAVLSDWYTVYPDGRTPLKVLCDMHTDGGGWIVFQRRWDGSVDFFRDWNSYKVGFGSRLNEFWLGNENLHTLTSSGTWELQVDLQDFENTKYVAKYSSFKVSGESDLYKLSLGDFKEGNAGDALIYHNNMNFSTKDRDNDLNGGPCAITTKAGWWFNSCFYSNLNGLYHLNNGIQYGVNWRTAKNNFYSYKHSEMKIRAVH from the exons ATGCTGAGCGCAGCGGCCCTAATCCTCTGGCTGGGGGCCACGCTGGCTAATGCCGAGGACTCGTGCCCAG AAGTGAAAGTTCTAGGAATTGGCGACTCGGAGAAGCTGACTATACTCAGAGGATGTCCGGGGAGTCCAGGGTCTAATGGTCTGAAAGGGGACGTTGGATCCCCAGGGCAGAAAG GTTCCAGCGGAGACGCAGGAAAGGCCGGCCCCCCGGGACAAAAAG GAGAGAAGGGGGACGTCGGCGCTCAGGACTCGTCATATA CCCCAAGGAACTGTAAGGAGCTGCAGCACCAGGGGGCCGTGCTGAGCGACTGGTACACCGTATACCCCGACGGCCGGACCCCGCTGAAGGTGCTGTGCGACATGCACACCGACGGAGGAGGCTGGATA GTCTTCCAGAGACGCTGGGACGGGTCGGTGGACTTCTTTCGTGACTGGAATTCTTACAAGGTGGGGTTTGGAAGTCGCCTCAACGAGTTTTGGCTGGGAAACGAAAATCTCCACACCCTGACGTCTTCAG GTACGTGGGAGCTACAGGTTGATCTACAAGACTTTGAAAACACGAAATACGTGGCTAAATATTCATCCTTTAAGGTTTCTGGAGAGTCCGATCTTTATAAATTATCGCTGGGAGATTTCAAGGAGGGGAATGCAG GAGACGCGTTGATTTATCACAATAACATGAACTTCAGCACCAAAGATCGAGACAACGACCTGAACGGCGGGCCGTGCGCCATTACCACCAAGGCGGGCTGGTGGTTCAACAGCTGCTTCTATTCAAACCTCAATGGGCTCTATCATCTAAATAACGGAATCCAATACGGAGTGAACTGGAGGACAGCCAAAAACAATTTCTACTCCTACAAACACTCGGAGATGAAGATCCGAGCCGTTCACTGA
- the LOC128502531 gene encoding ficolin-1-B-like, whose product MRPLWKRTLCALLGVLALSWAQEDSCPEVRLFETGDVNKVVFLQGCAGAPGPPGIKGDPGPEGAKGESGLPGYAGKSGLQGQRGEHGLPGTPGQRGEKGEKGDEGIPGDRGEKGDSCLPEYGVARDCMDLLNFGATFTGWYTIYPDGKNPLNVLCDMDTDGGGWIVFQRRTDGSVDFNRDWNSYKNGFGSQLGEFWLGNDNIRRLTAKGSFTLRFDLQDFQGNSSYATYSDFCIEDESDQYILRYGSYTGGNAGDSLAMQKDEAFSTKDRNNDKSDKTLPSCSEYFKGGWWFEACHLSHLNGEYLKGPHRVKGKGIIWHEFRGSFYSLKSTQIKFRPERL is encoded by the exons ATGAGGCCGCTATGGAAGAGGACGCTGTGCGCACTACTCGGGGTCCTAGCCTTGAGCTGGGCTCAGGAGGACAGCTGCCCCG aaGTGAGACTTTTTGAAACTGGTGATGTGAATAAAGTGGTTTTTCTGCAAGGTTGTGCAGGGGCTCCTGGCCCACCTGGAATAAAGGGGGACCCAGGTCCTGAAGGTGCAAAAG GAGAAAGTGGATTACCTGGATATGCAGGAAAATCTGGTTTGCAAG GACAACGTGGAGAACATGGGCTTCCAGGGACACCTGGACAACGTGGAGAGAAAG gagAGAAAGGAGATGAAGGAATTCCAG GTGACAGAGGAGAGAAAGGCGATTCATGTCTCCCAGAATATGGCG TTGCCAGAGACTGTATGGATCTTCTCAACTTCGGTGCCACGTTCACCGGATGGTACACAATATACCCAGATGGCAAAAACCCACTGAACGTTCTGTGTGACATGGACACTGATGGCGGGGGATGGATT GTTTTCCAGAGGCGAACGGACGGCTCGGTGGATTTTAACCGCGATTGGAACAGCTATAAGAACGGCTTTGGGAGCCAGCTGGGCGAATTCTGGCTCGGAAACGACAACATCCGCCGCCTTACGGCAAAAG GCTCCTTCACTCTACGCTTCGACCTGCAGGACTTCCAGGGGAATTCTTCATATGCCACATACAGCGATTTCTGCATCGAAGACGAGTCGGACCAATACATTCTGCGCTACGGGAGTTACACGGGGGGCAATGCAG GTGATTCTCTGGCCATGCAAAAGGACGAAGCCTTTTCAACAAAAGATCGAAACAACGACAAGTCGGATAAAACCCTACCAAGCTGCTCTGAATACTTCAAAGGAGGCTGGTGGTTCGAGGCTTGTCACCTGTCCCACCTGAACGGAGAGTATCTGAAGGGTCCCCACAGGGTCAAAGGCAAGGGCATAATCTGGCACGAGTTCAGAGGGAGCTTCTACTCGCTGAAGTCCACGCAAATTAAATTCCGTCCCGAGAGGCTGTAG
- the LOC128502532 gene encoding ficolin-1-B-like: MKGLGSAGLAFLVWVTAVSAQTEGTCAANATDRQHIKNTFSDTLALLNGCPGIGGPQGPEGDQGPQGAKGERGFPGAPGELGLDGENGLDGPPGVKGPEGEKGDRGSNGAKGPKGTKGESLEGPKSCQELQDKGWVLSGWYTIYPDGKRPLRVLCDLETDGGGWTVFQRRYDGSVDWDRNWGSYKKGFGDLQSEFWLGNENIHQMTSPGNFQLRIDLQDFENNRAYAAYDNFFIAGEEDKYSLQIGRFTGGNAGDAFPSQNNRHFSTKDQDHDLDGNANCAEGGGGGWWHESCKSSSLNGKYRQKKSRGSGGIIWATFKGPNYSLKASEMKFRPAQ, encoded by the exons ATGAAGGGACTGGGATCCGCCGGCCTGGCCTTCCTCGTCTGGGTCACTGCGGTGTCCGCGCAGACCGAGGGAACATGTGCAG CGAATGCGACGGATCGACAGCATATTAAAAACACTTTCTCAGACACTTTGGCCCTCCTTAACGGATGCCCTGGGATCGGCGGACCTCAAGGGCCCGAAGGCGACCAGGGGCCACAAGGCGCTAAAG GAGAGAGGGGGTTTCCGGGAGCTCCCGGTGAGCTGGGATTAGACG GAGAAAATGGGTTGGATGGACCGCCGGGAGTGAAAGGACCAGAAGGAGAGAAAG GAGATCGGGGGTCTAATGGAGCCAAAGGACCAAAGG GTACCAAAGGCGAATCACTTGAAG GTCCAAAGAGTTGTCAGGAGCTCCAAGATAAAGGTTGGGTCCTCTCCGGCTGGTACACTATTTACCCAGATGGCAAGAGACCCCTGAGGGTCTTGTGTGATTTGGAAACCGATGGCGGAGGTTGGACC GTCTTTCAGAGACGTTATGATGGGTCTGTGGACTGGGACCGTAACTGGGGATCGTACAAGAAAGGTTTTGGGGATCTTCAGAGTGAGTTCTGGCTGGGAAACGAAAATATCCATCAGATGACATCTCCAG GAAATTTCCAGCTGAGAATCGATTTGCAAGACTTTGAAAACAATCGCGCCTACGCCGCGTACGACAACTTCTTCATCGCAGGAGAAGAGGACAAATACAGCCTCCAGATTGGGAGATTTACTGGGGGTAACgcag GAGATGCGTTTCCGTCCCAAAATAACAGACATTTTTCCACCAAAGATCAGGACCATGATTTGGATGGAAATGCAAACTGCGCGGAAGGCGGGGGAGGCGGCTGGTGGCACGAATCGTGCAAATCGTCCTCGCTCAACGGAAAATACCGACAAAAAAAGAGCAGAGGCTCCGGAGGCATCATCTGGGCGACCTTCAAAGGTCCCAACTACTCTCTCAAGGCATCAGAAATGAAGTTTCGCCCCGCACAATGA